In the Geobacter sp. FeAm09 genome, one interval contains:
- the nuoK gene encoding NADH-quinone oxidoreductase subunit NuoK: MENLNSYLIVSAILFSIGTIGVLTRKNAIVIFMCVELMLNAVNLTFVALSRHLGNLDGQIFVFFVMTVAAAEAAVGLALMIAFYNNRESIDVEDINLMKW, from the coding sequence ATGGAAAACCTGAACAGTTACCTCATCGTGAGCGCCATCCTCTTCTCCATCGGGACCATCGGCGTGCTGACCCGCAAGAATGCCATCGTCATCTTCATGTGCGTCGAACTGATGCTCAATGCGGTCAACCTGACGTTCGTGGCGCTCTCCCGCCACCTGGGCAACCTGGACGGCCAGATCTTCGTCTTCTTCGTCATGACCGTCGCCGCCGCCGAGGCCGCCGTCGGCCTGGCCCTGATGATCGCCTTCTACAACAACCGGGAATCAATCGACGTGGAAGACATCAACCTCATGAAGTGGTAG